One window of Mycobacteriales bacterium genomic DNA carries:
- a CDS encoding DUF1697 domain-containing protein, giving the protein MRYVAWLHAVNLGSHNKVPMAWLRDAATSAGFTDVATYVQSGNLVLTSSLRDGAKVGVRVAALINDGLGLDVAVTVRSRDELADVFARNPMTEHVDEPAKLHVSFLTGEADAQGAAGIDAAKYLPDEFVVDGRHIYLWFPNGAGRSKLATLQWRKHLGVAGTARNWRTVQTVLEMLEA; this is encoded by the coding sequence ATGCGCTACGTCGCGTGGCTGCATGCGGTCAACCTCGGCAGTCACAACAAGGTGCCGATGGCGTGGCTGCGAGACGCAGCGACCAGCGCCGGGTTCACGGACGTGGCGACCTACGTCCAGAGCGGCAACCTCGTGCTGACCTCGTCGCTGCGCGACGGCGCGAAGGTCGGGGTGCGCGTAGCCGCGCTCATCAACGACGGGCTGGGCCTCGACGTGGCGGTCACCGTCAGGTCGCGGGACGAGCTCGCCGACGTCTTCGCGCGAAACCCGATGACCGAGCACGTCGACGAGCCGGCGAAGCTGCACGTCAGCTTCCTGACCGGCGAGGCGGACGCGCAAGGCGCTGCCGGCATCGACGCGGCGAAGTACCTGCCGGACGAGTTCGTCGTGGACGGACGCCACATCTATCTGTGGTTTCCCAACGGCGCGGGACGATCCAAGCTGGCGACGCTTCAGTGGCGAAAGCATCTCGGGGTCGCCGGCACCGCGCGGAACTGGCGCACGGTGCAGACCGTGCTGGAGATGCTCGAGGCCTGA